In Deltaproteobacteria bacterium, the sequence ACAGCTCGATATGGACAAGGGTTATATCGTGCTCCGCGACGGCTCGAAGACGAGCGTGGAGGGAGTGTTCGCCGCGGGGGACGTGCACGACCTTTCCTACCGGCAGGCGGTGACCGCAGCGGGAAGCGGATGCAAGGCCGCCATCGACGCGGAAAAATTCCTGGAAGCGGAAGACTAGCCCCTGCCCCCCATTTCCCGCCAGGCTTCTGCTGCGGCGGGGAAGGCGGCGCAGGAACCCGTTCAGCCGGCGGGTGGCGCGGGCGGAGCCGTTTCCTCCTGCCGTGGCGTTAAGGCGGTGTTCCTCGCGATTTCCGCCGTGTGTTCGGAGATGCGGAAAACGACGATGGCCAATTCGTAGACGATCCGGGAGGATATCACGAGTATCAGGAAGACGAGAGGAGACACGAAAAACAGCGACAGGAACCCTTTTCCCGCCGACTCGGAGAACCCCTCGATGACGAGCACCACGGCGATGAAACCGGCCGCCACGATCGACAGCGCGTAGAGGACCTTGATGATCCGCGGCGTGACAAGAGTCTTGAAGGAAATGTCGAACAGCGATTCGAACAGCCCGCGCTTGTCGTCGGGCATACTTCACCTCAAGTAAACATTAAAGCCCCGGCAATGATGCGCCGAGGCCTCAATTGTCAGGGGCGCTGTTTCCCCCGATTCTTATGCCGTCACTTCACTTTGACGACGTTCGATGCCTGCGGTCCC encodes:
- a CDS encoding DUF4282 domain-containing protein, with the protein product MPDDKRGLFESLFDISFKTLVTPRIIKVLYALSIVAAGFIAVVLVIEGFSESAGKGFLSLFFVSPLVFLILVISSRIVYELAIVVFRISEHTAEIARNTALTPRQEETAPPAPPAG